In Neofelis nebulosa isolate mNeoNeb1 chromosome 10, mNeoNeb1.pri, whole genome shotgun sequence, one DNA window encodes the following:
- the LOC131488783 gene encoding olfactory receptor 4C11-like, whose amino-acid sequence MNSSVTEFILLGLTRDAGKQKAVFGVFLIFYLATLLGNFLIVVTIKTSRTLASPMYFFLFYLSFADTCFSTTTAPRLIVDALAQNRTISYNECMIQVFTFHLFGCMEILVLILMAFDRYVAICKPLRYTTIMSPHVCRVLVILAWVGSCIHSSAQIFLALRLPFCGPNVIDNYFCDLQPLLKLACTDTYVTNLLLVSNSGAICTVSFIILLMSYVVILYSLRNHSAEGRRKALSTCTSHFIVVVLFFGPCIFIYTRPPTTFPIDKMLAVFYTIGTPLLNPLIYTLRNMEVKKAMKKLWCSKV is encoded by the coding sequence ATGAATAGCAGTGTGACTGAATTCATTCTCCTTGGGTTGACACGGGATGCAGGAAAGCAGAAGGCAGTATTTGGGGTCTTCTTGATCTTTTACCTTGCGACACTGTTGGGGAACTTTCTCATTGTAGTGACTATTAAAACAAGCAGGACCCTTGCGAGTCCTATGTACTTCTTCCTGTTCTATCTGTCTTTTGCTGACACCTGCTTCTCTACAACCACAGCCCCCAGATTGATTGTGGATGCCCTTGCTCAGAACAGGACCATTTCCTACAATGAGTGCATGATTCAGGTCTTTACATTCCATTTGTTTGGGTGCATGGAAATCTTGGTGCTCATCCTCATGGCTTTTGATCGCTATGTAGCTATTTGTAAGCCCTTGCGATACACAACCATCATGAGCCCGCACGTCTGTAGGGTTTTGGTGATTCTAGCCTGGGTGGGATCATGTATCCACTCTTCGGCACAAATTTTCCTGGCTTTGAGATTGCCTTTCTGTGGCCCCAATGTGATTGACAACTATTTCTGTGACTTGCAGCCCTTGTTGAAACTTGCCTGCACGGACACTTATGTGACAAATTTGTTACTTGTTTCTAACAGTGGGGCCATATGCACGGTGAGTTTCATAATCCTGCTTATGTCCTATGTTGTCATCTTGTACTCTCTGCGTAACCACAGTGCTGAAGGAAGGCGAAAAGCCCTTTCCACCTGCACCTCCCACTTTATTGTGGTTGTCTTATTTTTTGGTCCATGCATATTCATATACACACGCCCACCAACCACATTTCCAATAGACAAGATGCTGGCTGTGTTTTATACAATTGGGACGCCCCTGCTGAACCCTCTGATCTATACGCTGAGGAATATGGAAGTGAAAAAAGCCATGAAGAAATTATGGTGTAGCAAAGTATGA
- the LOC131486652 gene encoding olfactory receptor 4C11-like, giving the protein MNSSVTEFILLGLTQDPVKQKAVFGVFLIFYLATLLGNFLIVVTIKTSRTLGTPMYFFLFYLSFADTCFSTTTAPRLIVDALSHKKTISYNECMIQVFTFHFFGCMEILVLILMALDRYVAICKPLRYTTIMNRHVCSILVILVWVASCIHSLAQIFLTLRLPFCGPNVIDHYFCDLQPLLKLACMDTYVTNLLLVSNSGTICTVSFIILLTSYVVILYSLRNHSAEGRRKALSTCTSHFIVVVLFFGPCIFIYTRPPATFPIDKMVAVFYTIGTPLLNPLIYTLRNMEVKKAMKKLWVGRILLRVNPNCESKSRSSLLDLISFTSNKIQPLSSTAPYFQPVVL; this is encoded by the exons ATGAATAGCAGTGTGACTGAATTCATTCTCCTTGGGCTGACACAGGATCCAGTAAAGCAGAAGGCAGTATTCGGGGTCTTCTTGATCTTTTACCTTGCGACACTGTTGGGGAACTTTCTCATTGTAGTGACTATCAAAACAAGCAGGACCCTTGGGactcccatgtacttcttcctatTCTATCTGTCTTTTGCTGACACTTGCTTCTCTACAACCACAGCCCCCAGATTGATTGTGGATGCCCTTTCTCACAAGAAGACCATTTCCTACAATGAGTGCATGATTCAGGTCTTTacattccatttctttgggtgCATGGAAATCTTGGTGCTCATCCTCATGGCTTTAGATCGCTATGTAGCCATTTGTAAGCCCTTGCGATACACAACCATCATGAACCGGCACGTCTGCAGCATTTTGGTGATTCTAGTCTGGGTGGCATCTTGTATCCACTCTTTGGCACAAATTTTCCTGACTTTGAGATTGCCTTTCTGTGGCCCCAACGTGATTGACCACTATTTCTGTGACTTGCAGCCCTTGTTGAAACTTGCCTGCATGGACACTTATGTGACAAATTTGCTACTTGTTTCTAACAGTGGAACCATATGCACGGTGAGTTTCATAATCCTGCTTACCTCCTATGTTGTCATCTTGTACTCTCTACGTAACCACAGTGCTGAAGGAAGGCGAAAAGCCCTTTCCACCTGCACCTCCCACTTTATTGTGGTTGTCTTATTTTTTGGTCCATGCATATTCATATACACACGCCCCCCAGCTACATTTCCAATAGACAAAATGGTGGCTGTGTTTTATACAATTGGGACGCCCCTGCTGAACCCTTTGATCTATACACTGAGGAATATGGAAGTGAAAAAAGCCATGAAGAAATTATG GGTGGGTAGGATCTTGTTGAGag TAAATCCAAATTGCGAGAGCAAATCTAGGAGCTCTCTATTGGATCTCATCTCCTTTACGAGCAATAAG aTTCAGCCCTTGTCCTCAACTGCACCTTACTTTCAGCCAGTAGTACTGTGA